From Gammaproteobacteria bacterium, the proteins below share one genomic window:
- a CDS encoding GNAT family N-acetyltransferase, with protein QLRRWVNALDQQPSALVTVGEYHRKPVGFLIGEADTTPNPLSEWQKRAFIHALWVSPEHRKQGIGRKLVETFEAAIREYDIPYCDLAYHPKNEIAQRFWQAVGYQPAQMTARKIFGLQEIEQA; from the coding sequence GCCAACTGCGTCGATGGGTCAACGCTCTGGACCAACAACCGTCGGCATTGGTGACCGTTGGCGAGTATCACCGAAAGCCCGTCGGATTTCTGATTGGAGAAGCGGACACCACACCTAATCCCCTAAGCGAGTGGCAAAAACGTGCCTTTATTCATGCGCTGTGGGTGTCTCCAGAACATCGAAAACAAGGTATTGGCCGTAAGCTGGTTGAAACGTTTGAAGCGGCTATCCGCGAATACGACATTCCCTACTGCGATTTGGCCTATCACCCCAAAAATGAGATTGCCCAACGCTTTTGGCAAGCAGTGGGCTACCAGCCAGCACAAATGACCGCAAGAAAAATCTTCGGATTACAAGA